The following coding sequences are from one Virgibacillus necropolis window:
- a CDS encoding type II toxin-antitoxin system death-on-curing family toxin, with protein MKKSNESIIYLTTNQVIAINTLQINIYSPKEQVGVKEPGLLDSALNRPKQTIFGDDAYPTVYEKAAALVESLSMNHTFFNANKRTALASLIIFLKLNNYKWIMDVEKEQDFLVDIVNHAYSFQQIVSLIREHIIEG; from the coding sequence ATGAAAAAATCCAATGAATCAATCATCTATTTAACAACTAATCAAGTTATAGCAATTAATACATTACAAATTAATATTTATTCCCCCAAAGAACAAGTCGGTGTAAAGGAACCAGGTTTGTTAGATTCGGCGCTAAACAGACCTAAACAAACTATTTTTGGTGATGATGCATATCCAACAGTTTATGAAAAGGCAGCTGCGCTAGTAGAATCATTATCAATGAACCATACCTTTTTTAATGCTAACAAGCGAACAGCCCTTGCCTCACTTATTATATTTCTAAAGTTAAATAACTATAAATGGATAATGGATGTGGAAAAGGAACAAGACTTTTTGGTAGATATAGTAAATCATGCTTATAGCTTTCAGCAAATAGTTTCGTTGATTAGAGAGCATATTATTGAAGGCTAA
- a CDS encoding putative ABC transporter permease subunit: protein MMKVLLRNQLKMFINTIKTQSNKNYIGYAISTILLGVVIYFMSKGIWSISQSIPKPILEGIISYGFIAVIGFILLVGLPQVFKHLYAATDLQMLFTMPIPTRNIFWVKYIQSFIGTPLGLFLVFVIPLVVYGIAVSANILFYPVLILVTLSFVIIGLSMAYLLNLVLIQLIPGNRANEFMTIMSALSGLIVYLLFVFPNITSDQSMTERLMSGLPLMPEWVPMSWGSSAIMESATGSSQFLLPLVLVLLLAGVSVVIATSLVEKGFRTGWIRLSEGTGKKSKKRSKKSKIKTSIHHPAIAIGIKEWFAIKRDMREWLVFMPLIFFIIFPVFGFLSSGADLSDLQGHNEISWPITQGVLLFVYAIFNGSMAASSVAREGSSIWILRTLPVSGRDIAVGKLWISWLLPFILLTVIECIVGVFLGFTLVQFAIGIVLKAIITVGISSVGLWLGTVGAKYNSKNPQARLKIGTAIILMFSSYIYLALTAIPYIFLIVPIDAVGVTAEMGNTSGFLGFLANVVFTLLSWKVSFPILTGVIGVIVMLILSIGIATIFVRLSANRFDRGVVIDMGHGSNSKPLKPGRSLY from the coding sequence ATGATGAAAGTATTATTGCGAAATCAGCTAAAAATGTTCATTAATACGATAAAAACGCAATCAAACAAAAATTACATTGGTTATGCAATATCGACAATCCTTTTAGGAGTGGTAATATATTTTATGTCTAAAGGGATTTGGAGCATTAGCCAATCTATACCCAAGCCAATTCTTGAAGGTATCATTTCCTATGGCTTTATAGCTGTCATTGGGTTTATTTTACTAGTTGGCTTACCGCAAGTATTTAAGCATTTATACGCGGCAACAGATTTACAAATGTTATTCACCATGCCAATACCTACACGAAACATCTTCTGGGTGAAGTACATTCAAAGCTTTATTGGAACTCCACTTGGTCTCTTTTTAGTATTTGTGATTCCATTAGTTGTTTATGGAATTGCTGTCAGCGCAAATATTCTTTTTTATCCTGTATTAATTTTGGTCACTCTATCGTTTGTAATTATAGGTCTTTCGATGGCTTATTTACTAAACCTGGTCCTTATTCAATTAATACCAGGAAACCGTGCAAATGAATTCATGACAATTATGAGCGCGCTTTCAGGATTAATTGTGTATTTACTTTTTGTATTTCCAAACATCACGAGTGACCAATCAATGACAGAAAGATTGATGAGTGGTTTACCATTAATGCCAGAATGGGTTCCGATGAGCTGGGGAAGCTCTGCCATCATGGAATCTGCAACTGGATCAAGTCAATTTTTATTACCTTTAGTATTAGTTTTATTACTTGCAGGTGTTAGCGTGGTCATTGCAACCTCACTCGTGGAAAAAGGCTTTCGAACGGGCTGGATCAGATTAAGTGAAGGCACCGGTAAGAAGTCAAAGAAACGCAGCAAGAAAAGCAAGATCAAAACTTCTATTCATCATCCAGCAATTGCGATTGGAATCAAGGAATGGTTCGCAATAAAACGGGATATGCGTGAGTGGCTAGTTTTCATGCCACTTATCTTTTTTATCATCTTTCCGGTCTTTGGATTTTTAAGTAGTGGAGCAGATCTTAGTGATTTACAAGGACATAATGAAATTTCATGGCCAATCACCCAAGGGGTCTTGCTGTTTGTTTATGCAATTTTCAACGGAAGCATGGCAGCATCATCTGTTGCCCGTGAAGGTTCATCTATTTGGATATTACGTACACTACCAGTTTCTGGACGTGACATTGCAGTTGGAAAGCTTTGGATCAGCTGGTTATTGCCATTTATTTTACTAACTGTAATTGAATGTATAGTTGGTGTTTTCCTCGGCTTTACACTTGTACAATTTGCTATCGGCATCGTGTTAAAAGCAATTATCACAGTTGGGATTAGTTCAGTGGGTCTGTGGCTAGGAACAGTTGGGGCAAAATACAACTCTAAAAATCCACAAGCTCGACTAAAGATTGGAACTGCGATTATCTTAATGTTTTCGTCCTATATTTATTTAGCACTGACAGCGATTCCCTATATATTTCTAATTGTGCCGATTGATGCTGTTGGTGTGACTGCTGAAATGGGTAATACGAGTGGGTTCTTAGGATTTCTTGCAAATGTTGTCTTTACATTGCTGTCTTGGAAAGTAAGCTTTCCAATATTAACAGGAGTTATTGGGGTCATCGTTATGCTTATTCTATCGATAGGAATCGCGACAATATTTGTACGCTTAAGTGCTAATCGATTTGATAGGGGAGTCGTAATTGATATGGGTCATGGAAGTAATTCTAAACCTCTAAAGCCTGGGAGAAGTTTATATTAA
- a CDS encoding VOC family protein — MEFSDFETAQIRIARPTDRFEQIIEFYEQGLGLTRLTEFTGHRGYTGVIYGLPGASYHLEFTKHVDGSPCPVPSEDNLLVLYIPNKNEIDQIYTRLKNMGHEQVEPENHYWKEKGITVEDPDGWRIVLMNTSGI, encoded by the coding sequence ATGGAATTTAGTGACTTTGAAACAGCACAAATTAGAATAGCTAGACCTACGGATAGATTTGAACAAATAATTGAGTTTTATGAGCAAGGTCTTGGGTTAACCCGTCTGACAGAGTTCACAGGTCACCGTGGATATACTGGCGTTATTTATGGTCTGCCTGGTGCTTCCTACCACTTGGAATTCACGAAACATGTTGACGGCAGCCCGTGTCCCGTACCTTCAGAAGATAATTTGTTGGTTTTGTACATACCTAACAAAAATGAAATAGATCAGATATATACCAGATTAAAAAACATGGGTCATGAACAGGTAGAACCTGAAAATCATTATTGGAAAGAGAAGGGGATTACCGTTGAGGACCCAGATGGGTGGAGGATTGTCCTTATGAATACGAGTGGAATTTAA
- a CDS encoding DnaJ family domain-containing protein codes for MGEDKKPKEDRDQENADIEYKEEYTDYMTEIIRKAEREGHFDDLPGKGKPLKLEKNYYNPADKQLYRTLADNHILPRWVQLGNEIDLLKEEIVHLDGKEKHKKIKEVNKKIKEYNYACPSFLQKNKMSES; via the coding sequence TTGGGTGAGGATAAGAAACCTAAAGAGGACCGGGATCAGGAGAATGCGGATATAGAATACAAAGAAGAATACACCGATTATATGACTGAAATTATTAGAAAAGCCGAACGGGAAGGTCACTTTGATGATTTACCAGGTAAAGGGAAGCCGCTTAAGTTAGAAAAAAATTATTATAATCCTGCTGATAAGCAACTTTATCGGACACTAGCTGATAATCATATACTACCACGATGGGTACAACTTGGTAATGAAATCGATTTGCTAAAAGAAGAAATCGTTCATTTGGACGGAAAAGAAAAGCATAAGAAAATTAAAGAAGTCAATAAAAAGATAAAAGAATACAATTATGCATGTCCATCATTTTTGCAAAAAAATAAGATGAGTGAATCGTAG
- a CDS encoding ABC transporter ATP-binding protein — MSVPSIKLTELTKSYGKQEAVHSINLNVNKGELFGFLGPNGAGKTTTIKMMTGLLEPTKGKVEIGGSDIWKDPINAKKMVAYVPDQPNLYPKLTGWDYLHFVASIFKLEKKEYINKAEELLDIFTLTDRADDLIESYSHGMKQKIAICGALVHNPDVLFLDEPTVGLDPKSARNLKKLLRELCDKGMTVFITTHILEIAEQLCDRIGIILDGSIIALGSMDELKKQEGSANRSLEDIFLELTGTEDQQALISEISKVEQGDFK; from the coding sequence GTGAGTGTACCATCGATTAAATTAACAGAATTAACGAAGTCATACGGGAAACAGGAAGCAGTACATAGCATCAATTTAAATGTTAATAAGGGAGAACTTTTCGGATTTCTTGGTCCGAATGGCGCGGGAAAAACGACAACAATAAAAATGATGACAGGGCTATTGGAACCTACTAAAGGAAAAGTGGAGATAGGTGGAAGTGATATATGGAAAGATCCAATCAATGCGAAAAAAATGGTTGCCTATGTTCCAGATCAACCGAATCTTTATCCGAAACTAACGGGATGGGACTACCTTCATTTTGTTGCATCCATTTTCAAATTAGAAAAGAAAGAATACATAAACAAGGCAGAAGAGTTGCTCGATATTTTCACCTTAACGGATCGTGCAGATGATTTGATAGAAAGCTACTCACATGGAATGAAGCAAAAGATAGCAATATGCGGAGCGCTTGTACATAATCCTGATGTGCTGTTTCTAGATGAACCAACCGTGGGGTTAGACCCTAAAAGTGCTCGTAATTTAAAAAAACTTCTACGTGAATTATGTGATAAAGGAATGACTGTTTTTATAACCACACATATTCTTGAAATCGCTGAACAATTATGTGACCGCATCGGAATTATTTTAGATGGCTCAATCATAGCCCTTGGTTCAATGGATGAATTGAAAAAACAAGAAGGAAGTGCTAATCGGAGTTTAGAAGACATATTCTTAGAATTGACGGGTACCGAGGATCAACAAGCACTAATTTCCGAGATTTCAAAGGTTGAGCAAGGTGATTTTAAATGA
- a CDS encoding Dph6-related ATP pyrophosphatase codes for MTKQVVLSFSGGKDSCLALYKLQQQNSKVSCLITTIWKQSQETVAHDEKREKIAEQADNIGIPVHFMETDFETYTEDFVTNLEELKGQYNIDSIAFGDIYLDGHREWGEQVAEHAGLEALYPLWTKQASVIDLLQEVIDVGFKAKIIKVDKTKLPEEWVGRSLDESFIHDIQQKDVCPMGESGEYHTAVYDGPIFKN; via the coding sequence ATGACTAAACAAGTAGTATTATCATTCAGTGGTGGAAAAGATAGTTGTCTTGCTTTGTACAAACTACAACAACAAAATAGTAAGGTTTCTTGTTTGATCACGACAATTTGGAAGCAAAGTCAGGAAACGGTTGCACATGATGAAAAACGCGAAAAGATAGCTGAGCAAGCTGATAATATAGGTATTCCTGTACATTTTATGGAAACGGATTTTGAAACATATACCGAGGATTTTGTTACTAACCTAGAAGAATTAAAAGGTCAATATAATATCGATAGTATTGCCTTTGGTGATATTTATTTAGATGGACACCGTGAATGGGGAGAACAAGTAGCGGAACATGCTGGATTAGAGGCGTTATATCCACTATGGACCAAACAAGCAAGTGTAATAGACTTGCTTCAAGAAGTTATTGATGTAGGTTTTAAGGCAAAGATAATTAAAGTTGATAAAACAAAGCTTCCTGAAGAATGGGTAGGCCGAAGCTTGGATGAATCATTCATCCATGATATCCAGCAAAAAGATGTATGTCCGATGGGTGAATCAGGGGAATATCATACAGCTGTTTATGATGGTCCAATATTTAAGAATTAG
- a CDS encoding AbrB/MazE/SpoVT family DNA-binding domain-containing protein, giving the protein MDNLERKVTKIGNSYGITFPLELLKEAGISYGDNVRLELKDGKIVLYKKEEVRLPEGVDNDFMDVLNDVIKEHDVAFKGLVDK; this is encoded by the coding sequence ATGGATAACTTGGAACGAAAGGTCACAAAGATTGGAAACAGTTATGGTATTACTTTTCCATTGGAACTTTTGAAGGAAGCCGGAATTTCTTATGGAGACAATGTTCGCTTAGAATTAAAAGATGGAAAAATTGTGTTGTATAAAAAAGAGGAAGTTAGGCTTCCAGAAGGTGTCGACAATGATTTCATGGATGTATTAAATGATGTTATAAAGGAGCATGATGTGGCTTTCAAGGGGTTGGTCGATAAATGA
- a CDS encoding VOC family protein translates to MKRTQGDTILDEQLAFDWGNIAVFLDPDGNRIELNETSVSHQ, encoded by the coding sequence ATGAAAAGGACACAAGGTGATACGATTCTTGATGAACAGTTAGCTTTTGATTGGGGCAATATTGCAGTCTTTTTAGACCCAGATGGTAATCGTATCGAACTTAACGAAACGAGTGTCTCACACCAATAA
- a CDS encoding MFS transporter, whose protein sequence is MYKSIWNDKNIRFYLIGGGVSRLGDVLSGMAFLFLAYDLTESAVYTTGMAIAETAPYLIFGLVGGVIADWLPRKKLLLFLDCLRIPLVFSVVVFHHFDVISYVYLLIVSFLIQSIGCFFNPAHRAVLPQITSIAERNMVNSLNDTVSRGVTILSPVISIWLLSYGVIYFFLLDALTYVVSVFCLSKVHFTEQKPQFNKSIKHVFLAIAEFFTWLKGQGTLNYLFLLTFMVVFFNTWVWEVGLLLALTDMTSKSKEIYSILQGFFGVTVIVTNLCVPFFVKKLNVIIYLIGAGVWGIGILYYGILYEIGHFFIGAVLVGVGLPISSLVRVYLIQSLVPESKLGRAFSSNAVLLYLANTLSLAIFGLLALVIPIQGLMVGSGLLIVLASLIGLLFLIRTPKKARSFPVNPPE, encoded by the coding sequence ATGTACAAATCAATTTGGAATGATAAAAACATACGGTTTTATTTAATTGGTGGCGGGGTTTCGCGTTTGGGAGATGTATTATCAGGTATGGCTTTTCTGTTTCTTGCTTATGACTTAACAGAATCAGCTGTGTACACTACCGGTATGGCTATTGCAGAAACTGCACCATATCTAATTTTCGGTTTAGTTGGTGGAGTAATCGCTGACTGGTTGCCAAGAAAAAAACTACTACTATTTCTTGACTGTTTACGTATTCCATTAGTTTTTTCCGTTGTGGTATTCCATCATTTTGATGTGATAAGCTATGTGTATTTGCTAATAGTAAGTTTTTTGATTCAAAGTATTGGGTGTTTTTTCAATCCTGCTCACAGGGCCGTCTTACCTCAGATAACAAGTATCGCAGAAAGAAACATGGTCAACAGCCTAAATGACACGGTAAGTCGTGGAGTGACCATCCTCAGTCCAGTAATTTCCATCTGGCTTTTGTCATATGGGGTTATTTATTTCTTTTTACTGGATGCCTTAACATATGTAGTTAGTGTCTTCTGTCTTTCTAAAGTGCATTTCACGGAACAAAAGCCGCAGTTTAACAAGTCTATTAAACATGTTTTTCTAGCTATAGCAGAGTTCTTTACATGGTTAAAAGGTCAAGGTACGCTCAACTATTTATTCCTGCTTACGTTCATGGTTGTTTTTTTCAATACGTGGGTTTGGGAGGTGGGACTTTTACTAGCATTAACTGATATGACTAGTAAAAGCAAAGAAATCTACAGTATTTTACAAGGCTTTTTTGGTGTAACAGTCATAGTAACCAACCTTTGTGTTCCATTTTTCGTTAAAAAATTGAATGTAATAATCTATCTAATTGGCGCTGGGGTCTGGGGTATTGGCATACTCTATTATGGAATTCTTTATGAAATTGGACACTTTTTTATTGGTGCAGTCTTAGTAGGAGTTGGCCTCCCCATTTCAAGTCTTGTACGGGTGTACCTTATCCAATCACTTGTTCCAGAGAGTAAGCTTGGTCGAGCGTTTAGCTCAAATGCCGTTTTATTATACCTAGCTAACACTTTATCCCTGGCCATTTTTGGTTTATTAGCACTTGTGATTCCAATCCAAGGGTTAATGGTCGGTAGTGGGTTGTTAATCGTTTTAGCAAGCTTGATTGGGTTACTCTTTTTGATAAGAACTCCGAAAAAGGCTAGGAGTTTTCCCGTAAACCCGCCTGAATAA
- a CDS encoding GNAT family N-acetyltransferase, producing the protein MHLEKTNMTEDRAVEILNWKYEKPYDLYNNEISTEEIDEMLGNPHFVVVDQDAEIVGYYCTGKSAQVPAGNKINAYENENIDIGVGMKPNLTGKGFGTRFFSFISKDIERMHPNTPMRLTVATFNKRAIRLYQKFGFVEQKKFQTDAAEFITMVKKATEI; encoded by the coding sequence ATGCATTTAGAAAAAACGAATATGACTGAAGATCGTGCTGTGGAGATTCTAAATTGGAAATATGAAAAGCCTTATGACCTATATAACAACGAAATAAGTACTGAAGAAATTGATGAAATGCTAGGAAATCCCCATTTTGTAGTTGTTGATCAGGACGCGGAAATAGTTGGTTATTACTGTACTGGTAAATCTGCACAAGTTCCCGCTGGTAACAAAATCAATGCTTATGAAAATGAGAACATCGATATCGGCGTTGGAATGAAGCCTAATTTAACAGGTAAGGGTTTTGGCACGAGATTCTTTTCATTTATTAGTAAAGACATTGAAAGAATGCACCCTAATACCCCTATGCGTTTAACAGTGGCTACATTCAATAAAAGGGCCATTAGACTATATCAAAAATTCGGATTTGTGGAACAAAAAAAATTCCAAACGGATGCCGCGGAATTTATTACGATGGTTAAGAAGGCCACAGAAATATAG
- a CDS encoding AraC family transcriptional regulator produces MILDHQNGILLMRNDHLGERSFRSDDCYKLIFSPYGKGEFQTKRSDISINSGEFLIVNPHEEHKQLQITKEKFLVELNQNFLKNVASELNMPIKDPEFVLLSYKHPQITKWVIFMREFMTFNDNASVEMKQLFIENALTQLAILMLQYGPGSHLNELPIFQAANELQKVIDALRESYEEDWTLDEMAVLSGLNKYQFAHLFKKTTGLSPYSWLQMYRLIKSHYLLTHTTTTILDIALQVGFKNVGAYNNLFRRVYGKTPSLFRSSYQKE; encoded by the coding sequence ATGATTCTAGACCACCAAAACGGTATACTCCTCATGCGAAATGACCATTTAGGTGAACGAAGCTTTAGAAGTGATGATTGCTATAAATTAATTTTTTCTCCATACGGGAAGGGAGAATTTCAAACAAAGCGGAGTGACATATCTATTAATTCAGGTGAATTTCTGATTGTCAATCCACATGAGGAACATAAACAGCTACAAATTACAAAAGAAAAATTTCTAGTAGAACTCAATCAAAATTTTTTAAAGAATGTTGCTAGCGAATTAAACATGCCAATTAAGGATCCAGAATTTGTATTGCTTTCCTATAAACATCCCCAAATTACAAAATGGGTTATTTTTATGCGTGAGTTTATGACATTCAATGACAATGCTTCAGTAGAAATGAAGCAGTTATTTATCGAGAACGCTCTTACACAGTTGGCGATATTGATGCTTCAATATGGGCCAGGCTCCCATTTAAATGAACTGCCAATTTTTCAGGCAGCAAATGAGCTCCAAAAGGTAATAGATGCGTTAAGAGAAAGCTATGAGGAAGACTGGACCCTTGACGAAATGGCAGTACTATCTGGTTTGAATAAATATCAGTTTGCGCATTTATTTAAAAAGACAACAGGATTATCGCCCTATTCTTGGCTGCAAATGTATCGATTGATAAAAAGTCACTATCTTTTAACACATACAACTACAACAATTCTCGATATAGCCTTACAAGTTGGATTCAAAAACGTTGGCGCATATAACAACTTATTCAGGCGGGTTTACGGGAAAACTCCTAGCCTTTTTCGGAGTTCTTATCAAAAAGAGTAA
- a CDS encoding DUF6376 family protein: MKKFISLLLVTTLLSLSGCSFLEEANNSLNYVNESTEYINELSTFAEDTSSLVSEAANNSEAKAELESQLTSLKENIQEYNGIEVPALAEDIHQELKAKNQQLEEAVNQVLQNGEVAIDQLQQSELYQTIADITGLLDQIEQLGL, encoded by the coding sequence ATGAAAAAATTTATCAGTCTATTACTTGTCACTACTTTGTTGTCGCTTAGTGGTTGTTCTTTCTTAGAGGAGGCAAATAACTCCTTAAACTATGTCAATGAGTCTACAGAATATATAAATGAATTAAGCACATTTGCAGAAGATACTTCCTCACTTGTTAGCGAAGCAGCTAACAACTCGGAAGCCAAGGCTGAATTAGAATCACAATTAACATCACTAAAGGAAAATATTCAAGAATACAATGGTATTGAAGTACCTGCACTCGCAGAGGACATTCATCAAGAATTAAAAGCTAAAAATCAACAACTTGAAGAAGCAGTCAATCAAGTTTTACAAAATGGTGAAGTCGCAATCGATCAACTTCAACAATCGGAACTCTATCAAACGATTGCTGACATCACAGGTCTACTAGATCAAATTGAACAATTAGGACTATGA
- a CDS encoding sensor histidine kinase, producing the protein MWDLLLLMLERIGIIVTVAFLMTRVRYFRTVIHQQDVTDKQRLPVMIMFGLFGILGTYTGLVVDTDSLGLSSWAMDLEEDEAIANSRVIGIVVAGLIGGWKIGLGAGIIAGVHRYALGGFTALSCSISGVIAGLLAGLIHKRLQRSKRHVPPLVALLVGGLAEALQMGLILLISRPLDQAFQLVAEIGLPMIIANGIGTAIFVLVIRSVFQEEEKMGATQAQKSLRLAEMTIAHLRQGLSTKTAEATCKILLEEVQASAVAITDREVILAHVGVAASHHKSNQKIQTEGTQQVLNEGELLIADKYAINCHYQDCPLDKAVIAPLKRKSETVGTLKFYFQDEKDISSVTIEFIKGLSSLLSQQLEIADAERYYQLMKEAEIKALQAQVSPHFLFNALNTIVSLVRIDPDKARQLLIALSRYFRKNLESSTNPMTTLAREFEHVNAYLSIERERFVEKLQVSFEVEDEKLMNYKIPTMTLQPIVENALKHGMKGLTQKSNVAISVQRQEAGVLVTIKDNGKGIEKKRLNELLHKPITSETGTGIGLYNVNRRLEMMFGKDSSLIIQSIEGKGTAVVFYLPQEMKGEEKDVQKKA; encoded by the coding sequence GTGTGGGATTTGCTGTTATTAATGCTAGAGAGAATTGGAATTATTGTTACAGTGGCTTTTCTGATGACAAGGGTACGATATTTTAGAACCGTTATTCATCAACAGGATGTGACGGATAAACAACGCCTCCCAGTTATGATTATGTTTGGTTTATTTGGTATTCTTGGCACATACACAGGATTAGTAGTAGATACAGACTCATTGGGATTATCAAGTTGGGCAATGGATCTTGAGGAAGATGAAGCAATTGCTAATTCACGGGTGATTGGAATTGTTGTCGCGGGTCTAATCGGCGGCTGGAAAATTGGACTTGGTGCAGGTATTATTGCTGGTGTTCATCGTTACGCGTTAGGTGGATTTACAGCCCTTTCTTGTAGTATTTCAGGGGTTATTGCCGGATTATTGGCTGGTCTCATACATAAACGGCTGCAAAGAAGCAAGAGGCATGTCCCACCACTTGTTGCATTGCTTGTTGGAGGTTTGGCAGAGGCATTACAAATGGGTCTAATATTACTTATTTCGAGACCCCTTGACCAAGCTTTCCAACTAGTAGCGGAAATTGGATTACCGATGATTATTGCTAATGGCATAGGAACGGCTATATTCGTATTAGTTATCCGTAGTGTTTTTCAAGAAGAAGAAAAAATGGGTGCAACGCAGGCACAAAAGTCACTACGACTTGCTGAAATGACGATTGCTCATTTAAGGCAAGGCTTATCTACAAAAACAGCTGAAGCAACTTGTAAAATTTTGTTAGAAGAAGTACAGGCATCAGCTGTTGCAATAACGGATAGAGAGGTAATTCTTGCACATGTAGGTGTTGCAGCAAGCCATCATAAATCAAATCAAAAAATCCAAACAGAAGGTACGCAGCAGGTGTTAAATGAGGGAGAATTATTAATTGCAGATAAATATGCCATCAATTGTCATTATCAAGACTGTCCTCTTGATAAAGCGGTTATTGCGCCATTAAAACGTAAATCTGAAACAGTCGGAACACTAAAATTTTATTTTCAAGATGAAAAAGATATATCTTCTGTGACAATTGAGTTCATAAAAGGGCTCTCATCCTTATTGAGCCAACAATTAGAAATTGCAGATGCAGAGCGATACTACCAATTAATGAAAGAAGCGGAAATTAAAGCATTACAGGCTCAAGTCAGTCCACATTTCTTGTTCAATGCACTTAATACGATCGTTTCGTTAGTAAGAATAGACCCAGATAAAGCGCGGCAGTTGTTAATAGCACTATCACGTTACTTCAGAAAAAACTTGGAAAGCTCAACTAATCCGATGACAACACTCGCGCGGGAATTTGAACATGTTAATGCCTATTTATCGATTGAAAGAGAACGATTTGTTGAAAAACTCCAGGTTTCTTTTGAAGTGGAGGATGAGAAGTTAATGAATTATAAAATTCCTACTATGACCTTGCAGCCAATAGTCGAAAATGCCCTAAAGCATGGAATGAAAGGTTTAACACAGAAAAGCAATGTTGCAATTTCTGTTCAACGGCAAGAGGCGGGTGTATTGGTTACGATAAAAGATAATGGAAAAGGTATAGAGAAGAAACGGTTGAATGAACTTCTCCATAAACCAATCACATCTGAAACAGGTACAGGGATTGGTCTTTATAATGTGAACCGTCGTTTAGAAATGATGTTTGGAAAAGATTCGTCACTGATCATCCAATCCATAGAAGGAAAAGGAACGGCTGTAGTGTTCTATTTACCGCAAGAAATGAAGGGGGAAGAGAAAGATGTCCAAAAAAAAGCTTAG
- the gmk gene encoding guanylate kinase, protein MNGKIIVLSGFSGVGKNTIINSLRGSYPSLVYIPSMTTRDMREGESEGFPYFFVSKEEFKERIEKNYFIEYEGIHGNWYGTPKDKYYEAIQQNLLVIKDIDVNGAISMKEEFGKSTILVYVEPPSIEELKQRLIDRGDDMDDIIRRLKRVDFEASKKPFFDETVVNDQLENAIRQCEEVIVKYVGRLAPSKHVVNVNKLLPTVGVRMLNLDKVNAIKEAVLNNDDLPLPIIYKQNGQAYIIDGHHRGLGYYAAGIEDIEVDMISGDNLKGYNIDDIHSLTKKDYDDWEELLKDLKVKS, encoded by the coding sequence ATGAACGGGAAAATCATCGTGCTTTCAGGTTTTAGTGGTGTTGGGAAAAATACGATTATCAATTCATTAAGGGGTAGCTATCCTTCTTTGGTATATATACCTTCTATGACCACTCGTGATATGCGGGAAGGAGAGAGTGAGGGATTTCCATACTTCTTTGTTTCCAAAGAGGAATTCAAAGAACGCATTGAAAAAAATTACTTTATAGAATATGAGGGGATTCACGGGAATTGGTATGGTACACCGAAAGATAAATATTATGAAGCAATTCAACAAAATTTACTTGTCATTAAGGATATTGATGTCAATGGTGCTATATCGATGAAGGAGGAATTTGGAAAGTCAACGATATTAGTTTATGTTGAACCACCTAGTATTGAAGAGTTAAAACAACGACTTATTGATCGTGGGGATGATATGGATGATATCATCAGACGACTAAAAAGGGTTGATTTTGAGGCGTCAAAAAAGCCTTTCTTTGATGAAACAGTAGTAAATGATCAATTGGAGAACGCCATTCGTCAATGTGAAGAGGTAATAGTAAAATATGTTGGAAGGTTAGCCCCTTCTAAACATGTAGTAAATGTAAACAAACTATTACCTACTGTGGGAGTAAGAATGCTAAATCTGGACAAAGTTAATGCTATAAAAGAAGCGGTATTAAATAATGATGATTTACCACTTCCAATCATTTATAAACAAAATGGACAAGCTTATATTATTGATGGACACCATCGCGGTTTAGGTTACTATGCAGCTGGAATAGAAGACATTGAGGTTGATATGATTTCAGGAGATAATTTAAAAGGATATAACATTGACGACATTCATTCCTTAACAAAAAAAGATTATGATGATTGGGAAGAATTGTTGAAAGACTTAAAAGTTAAAAGTTAG